One Hordeum vulgare subsp. vulgare chromosome 4H, MorexV3_pseudomolecules_assembly, whole genome shotgun sequence DNA window includes the following coding sequences:
- the LOC123449318 gene encoding replication protein A 70 kDa DNA-binding subunit B-like, with product MDAKSVTPGAVALILANPTPESAADVPEIVVQVVDLKPIGSRFAFMASDGEAKVKAILSSHFASEVQSGRLQNLGLVRILNYTCNDIPNKSDKMVIVTKCEVVSQALDAEIKSEVKMEEPSVLMKPKEEDAVISKPNGASPDSIMLKPRHDVKSASQIVSEQRGNAAPAARLAMTRRVHPLISLNPYQGNWVIKVRVTSKGNLRSYRNARGEGHVFNVELTDEDGTQIQATMFNEPAKKFYPVFELGKVYYISKGSLRIANKQFKTVQNDYEMTLNENAVVEEAEGESFIPPVQYNFVKIDMLGPYVGGRELVDIIGVVQSVSPTLSIRRKIDNESIPKRDIVVADDSNKTVTVSLWNDLATTLGEELLDMVDSAPIVAIKSLKVSDFQGVSVSTVGKSTLVINPELPETEKLRAWYESEGKGTSLASVGAGMGASSAGGLRSMYSDRVFLSHITSDPNLGQDKPVFFSLCANISHIKPDQTMWYRACTTCNKKVTEALGSGYWCEGCQKNYEECSLRYIMVIKVSDPTGEAWLSLFNDQAERIVGCSADNLDRIRKEEGDDMFQLKLKEATWVPHLFRVSVAQNEYMGEKRQRITVRSESPVDFAAEARYQLEEIARLTSS from the exons ATGGACGCCAAGTCGGTGACGCCGGGCGCCGTGGCCCTCATCCTCGCCAACCCCACGCCGGAGTCCGCCGCCGACGTGCCGGAGATCGTCGTGCAGGTCGTCGACCTCAAGCCCATCGGCTCCCGCTTCGC TTTCATGGCTAGCGACGGGGAGGCGAAGGTCAAGGCGatcctctcctcccacttcgcGTCGGAGGTCCAGTCCGGCAGACTCCAGAACCTCGGCCTCGTCCGCATCCTCAACTACACATGCAACGACATCCCAAATAAGTCGGACAA GATGGTGATCGTCACCAAGTGCGAGGTCGTGTCCCAGGCGCTTGACGCCGAGATCAAGAGCGAGGTCAAGATGGAAGAGCCATCCGTTCTCATGAAGCCCAAGGAGGAGGATGCGGTTATCTCCAAGCCCAATGGTGCGTCCCCGGATTCGATTATGCTGAAGCCCAGGCACGACGTGAAGTCCGCGTCCCAGATTGTTAGCGAGCAGCGTGGAAA TGCTGCTCCCGCTGCTCGCTTGGCCATGACCAGGCGGGTCCATCCTCTGATCTCCCTGAACCCCTACCAGGGGAATTGGGTCATCAAGGTGCGGGTCACAAGCAAGGGCAACCTCAGGTCATACAGGAATGCCCGTGGAGAAGGCCATGTCTTCAACGTAGAGCTCACTGACGAGGAT GGCACCCAAATCCAGGCCACCATGTTCAACGAGCCTGCAAAGAAGTtctatcccgtgtttgagcttgggAAGGTCTACTACATCTCCAAGGGGTCGCTGAGAATTGCAAACAAGCAGTTCAAGACGGTCCAGAATGACTATGAGATGACCCTGAATGAGAATGCTGTTGTTGAAGAAGCTGAGGGGGAATCTTTCATTCCACCAGTGCAATACAACTTTGTTAAGATTGATATGCTGGGGCCATATGTTGGTGGCAGGGAGTTAGTAG ATATCATTGGTGTTGTTCAGAGTGTATCACCTACTCTGAGTATCAGAAGGAAGATCGACAATGAGTCAATTCCAAAGCGTGACATTGTTGTTGCAGATGACTC AAACAAGACCGTCACAGTTTCTCTTTGGAATGATCTTGCCACCACTCTTGGTGAAGAGCTGTTGGACATGGTTGACTCTGCACCTATCGTTGCAATCAAGAGCCTGAAAGTATCTGACTTTCAAG GCGTGTCTGTCTCTACAGTAGGCAAGAGTACACTTGTTATTAACCCAGAGTTGCCTGAGACTGAGAAGCTTAGAGCCTG GTATGAATCTGAAGGCAAGGGTACTTCCTTGGCATCAGTTGGTGCTGGAATGGGTGCATCCAGCGCTGGTGGTTTGAGATCAATGTACTCTGACAGAGTTTTTCTGTCTCACATCACAAGTGACCCTAACTTGGGCCAGGATAAG CCTGTTTTCTTCAGCCTGTGTGCCAACATAAGCCACATCAAGCCTGACCAGACCATGTGGTACCGCGCTTGCACCACCTGCAACAAGAAGGTGACCGAGGCACTCGGATCAGGATACTGGTGTGAAGGGTGCCAGAAGAACTATGAGGAGTGCTCGTTGAG GTACATCATGGTGATCAAGGTCTCTGATCCAACAGGTGAGGCCTGGCTGTCCCTTTTCAATGACCAAGCAGAGAGGATTGTCGGCTGCAGTGCAGATAATCTTGATCGGATCAGAAAAGAG GAGGGCGATGACATGTTCCAGCTCAAGCTGAAGGAAGCCACCTGGGTTCCCCACCTGTTCCGTGTCAGCGTTGCGCAGAACGAGTACATGGGCGAGAAGAGGCAGAGGATCACCGTGAGGAGCGAGTCGCCGGTTGACTTTGCTGCTGAAGCGAGGTACCAGCTTGAGGAGATCGCCAGGCTCACCTCCAGCTAG
- the LOC123449319 gene encoding ninja-family protein MODD-like — MEAYSRDLLRGLGGGDEAGRGEEKPRRLDSQAEEVELSLGLSLGGRFGQERRRGEGLARSSSVACIQQAALAPPALGRTNSLPTMAEAEAGNDPASPRSGAEVQPQGSGAPLNGVVAEPAALPRASLSPSPGSSDGQGKLRASLSPPSTGSSDGQGTITRTSSLPAGIEDGWRKRKLAHTLEKLGMKRRIETMNSSNVSGEDIGEKVENYDDPSMKSEQAGGMPKVQRMNHSNVRRRSSGLPPPYQPPAASQRSCLPGNPRRQNSALKGTPGAPERSLSSAVLPSSEGAKSTAVTTSSSSASAVRAASLVISKGEQQDGSERTAARASAADMMVRKMPPVYTSGLPNCERIDGFLYQYSRVDEVRIVCVCHGSFLTPTEFVAHAGGGKVANPMRHIVVNPPSSL; from the exons ATGGAGGCCTACTCGAGGGACCTGCTGCGCGGCCTCGGCGGGGGAGACGAGGCCGGTCGGGGCGAGGAGAAGCCGCGGCGCTTGGATTCGCAGGCCGAGGAGGTCGAGCTTAGCCTCGGGCTGTCGCTCGGGGGCCGGTTCGGGCaggagaggaggaggggcgaggggcTCGCCAGGTCCTCGTCGGTCGCCTGCATCCAGCAGGCGGCGCTGGCGCCGCCCGCGCTCGGCAGGACGAACTCGCTGCCGACcatggcggaggcggaggcggggaACGACCCCGCTTCCCCTAGGAGCGGCGCTGAGGTCCAGCCGCAGGGGAGTGGTGCCCCTCTTAACGGCGTCGTGGCGGAGCCCGCAGCTTTGCCACGGGCGAGCTTGAGCCCGTCCCCAGGCTCGTCGGACGGCCAAGGGAAGCTGCGGGCGAGCTTGAGCCCCCCGTCCACAGGCTCGTCGGACGGCCAAG GTACCATCACGAGGACAAGTTCACTCCCTGCTGGCATTGAGGATGGGTGGAGGAAGAGGAAGTTAGCCCACACTCTCGAAAAGCTCGGGATGAAGAGGAGGATCGAGACGATGAACTCTTCCAACGTTTCTGGAGAGGACATTGGAGAGAAAGTAGAAAATTACGATGATCCTTCTATGAAGAGTGAGCAGGCAGGAGGAATGCCAAAAGTACAAAGAATGAACCATAGCAATGTCAGGCGTCGCTCAAGTGGGCTTCCTCCACCATATCAGCCTCCGGCTGCATCACAACGTAGCTGCTTGCCAGGGAATCCAAGAAGGCAAAACTCAGCTTTGAAAG GAACTCCTGGCGCTCCTGAGCGGAGCCTGTCATCGGCTGTTCTGCCCTCGTCTGAGGGTGCAAAGAGCACTGCCGTGACAACCTCTTCATCTTCAGCATCGGCGGTGAGAGCAGCATCCCTTGTCATCTCCAAAGGAGAGCAGCAAGATGGTTCAGAAAGGACCGCTGCAAGAGCGAGTGCGGCAGACATGATGGTGCGGAAGATGCCACCGGTGTACACCAGTGGGCTCCCCAACTGCGAGAGGATCGACGGCTTCCTGTACCAGTACAGCAGAGTTGACGAGGTGAGGATTGTGTGCGTGTGCCATGGTAGTTTCCTGACTCCGACGGAGTTTGTGGCGCATGCTGGAGGCGGCAAAGTCGCCAACCCGATGAGGCACATCGTCGTCAACCCCCCGTCTTCGCTTTAG